In one window of Prevotella fusca JCM 17724 DNA:
- a CDS encoding chloride channel protein, producing the protein MKVSDSLGFISLLDNWRKKYVSDRELVLVLAFAVGFLASLAAYFLHVIIKLIEELVTSGFQVKTINWLYLIYPVVGIWLTSLFVKYIVRDNISHGITRVLYAISTKQSRLKAHNTWSSIVASAITIGFGGSVGAEAPIVLTGSAIGSNLGRIFKLDNRTLMLLVGCGATAAVSGIFKAPIAGLVFTLEVLMVDLTMASLLPILIASVTATCFSYFFTGGSSMFHFQMDYLWGLDRVPPTILLGIACGFVSLYFMRLMSWCENGYGKLSSKPYLKLLVGGLVLSSLIFLFPSLYGEGYSSLRLFIEGKTEADWMQVMSGSMFAGEAKFLLLYVGFVMMTKVFATSATNGAGGCGGTFAPSLFIGGFGGFFFARFWNMQQLGVYVPEKNFTLYGMAAVMAAVMHAPLTGIFLIAELTGGYQLFIPLIIVTISSYLTINIFEHHSIYAVRLAKQGKLLTHHTDKSILTLMSMDKIIDSEFTSVDSDMEMGKLVHALSSSRNDYIPVLNDCGNLLGEIDINKLRHIIFRTELYHRFHVSQLMTPPAATLGVNDPMEDVMKTFDRTGAQNLPVVSIDGRLMGYISRARLYSMYRQLVADFSAE; encoded by the coding sequence ATGAAAGTATCAGATAGCCTGGGGTTTATATCTCTACTTGATAATTGGCGGAAGAAGTATGTTTCTGACCGTGAGCTTGTCTTGGTACTGGCATTCGCAGTCGGCTTCCTTGCTTCGTTGGCAGCTTATTTTCTTCACGTAATAATCAAGTTGATAGAGGAACTGGTTACCTCGGGATTTCAAGTCAAAACCATTAACTGGCTCTATCTTATCTATCCAGTCGTAGGTATCTGGCTGACGAGTCTGTTTGTGAAATATATTGTGCGTGATAATATTTCGCATGGTATAACACGTGTACTCTATGCTATCTCTACGAAACAATCCCGCTTGAAAGCTCATAATACATGGTCATCCATCGTTGCTTCTGCTATCACGATTGGTTTTGGCGGTTCGGTAGGAGCAGAAGCTCCTATTGTGCTGACGGGTTCGGCTATTGGAAGTAATCTGGGGCGTATATTTAAGTTAGATAACCGCACCCTCATGCTTCTTGTTGGTTGTGGCGCAACGGCGGCAGTCTCAGGTATTTTCAAGGCCCCAATAGCAGGACTGGTATTTACACTTGAGGTGTTGATGGTTGATTTGACCATGGCGTCTCTCTTGCCTATTTTGATAGCATCTGTGACAGCTACGTGTTTCTCCTACTTCTTCACAGGAGGTTCGTCGATGTTCCATTTTCAGATGGATTATCTTTGGGGACTTGATCGTGTACCACCAACAATCCTGCTGGGTATAGCTTGTGGCTTTGTTTCGCTTTACTTCATGCGATTGATGTCATGGTGCGAAAATGGTTACGGCAAGTTGTCTTCTAAACCTTATCTGAAATTACTTGTAGGTGGTTTGGTGTTATCTTCACTAATTTTTCTTTTCCCATCTCTTTATGGTGAAGGATATAGCAGTTTGAGATTGTTTATTGAAGGAAAGACAGAAGCTGACTGGATGCAGGTGATGAGTGGCTCTATGTTCGCTGGAGAGGCAAAGTTTCTTTTGCTTTATGTAGGCTTTGTTATGATGACTAAGGTCTTTGCAACAAGTGCTACGAACGGTGCAGGAGGTTGTGGTGGAACCTTTGCCCCATCATTGTTCATCGGTGGCTTTGGCGGTTTCTTCTTTGCCCGTTTCTGGAATATGCAGCAACTTGGTGTGTATGTTCCGGAGAAGAACTTTACGCTTTATGGTATGGCAGCAGTGATGGCAGCAGTGATGCATGCACCGTTGACGGGTATTTTCCTCATTGCAGAACTGACAGGTGGCTATCAGCTTTTCATTCCATTGATTATCGTGACCATCAGCTCCTATCTTACTATCAACATCTTCGAGCATCATAGTATTTATGCTGTCCGTCTGGCAAAGCAGGGGAAACTCCTTACACACCATACGGACAAGTCTATTCTCACGTTGATGAGCATGGATAAGATTATCGACAGTGAATTTACATCAGTCGATTCTGATATGGAGATGGGAAAACTTGTCCATGCACTCAGTTCCAGTCGTAATGATTATATTCCTGTGCTTAACGACTGTGGCAATCTCTTGGGCGAGATAGATATTAACAAACTCCGTCATATTATCTTCCGTACGGAGCTTTATCACCGTTTTCACGTCAGTCAGCTTATGACCCCTCCTGCAGCAACACTCGGTGTCAATGACCCAATGGAGGATGTCATGAAGACTTTTGACCGTACTGGTGCACAGAATTTACCAGTTGTGAGTATTGATGGGCGGTTGATGGGATATATATCACGTGCTCGCCTTTATAGTATGTATCGACAGTTGGTAGCTGACTTCAGTGCGGAGTAA
- a CDS encoding acyloxyacyl hydrolase produces MRGFLSILFLLPSAVISAEECDSISIPKAGIEMRYIPAQTLCLDREPRIWTKTKETHALAAQVNITPTENAFAHDYNYPIFSIGLRYNFNHGTTMHRDNPWGEAQPVNYTSKLGDFLTFYGIFTRPLYRSKHWQWGYYLGTGVGYTTLKYNQKNNIDNEYIGSHFNIFFTAGVYGQYKIAKEWDVKAGLDFAHHSNGAMARPNKGANYLGPFVGIMYEPEKQTTKIAKHNTIATAPLKKYWFTEFTFGVGGKTLLEEWLHTQFATPQGHPDYRKERFAFYGAYSFHAHLLYRYARRWASGVGFGLFYGDYASRVAELDNKNGYTGEKHSPWSASIEARHEVFYGNMSVRVSLGYYLYRHMGYKSHNGLEKPYHEQVGVFYSFPKLKNLTLGFSVNAHATKADFTELQIAMPVKL; encoded by the coding sequence GTGAGAGGCTTCCTTTCCATACTATTTTTACTTCCCTCTGCTGTTATCTCAGCAGAAGAGTGTGACAGCATTTCTATACCCAAGGCTGGTATAGAGATGCGTTATATACCTGCCCAGACCTTATGTTTGGACAGGGAGCCACGCATCTGGACTAAGACAAAAGAAACACATGCCTTAGCAGCACAAGTAAACATTACACCTACAGAGAATGCTTTTGCACATGATTACAACTATCCGATATTCTCTATCGGACTGCGCTACAACTTTAACCATGGAACCACTATGCACCGAGATAATCCGTGGGGAGAAGCACAGCCTGTTAATTATACCAGTAAATTAGGGGACTTCCTTACGTTTTATGGCATTTTCACCCGTCCGCTTTATCGCAGCAAACACTGGCAATGGGGCTATTACTTAGGTACTGGTGTTGGCTACACTACCCTTAAATATAACCAAAAGAATAATATTGACAACGAATATATCGGCTCGCACTTCAATATCTTCTTTACTGCAGGAGTGTACGGACAATATAAAATAGCAAAGGAGTGGGACGTAAAGGCTGGATTAGACTTTGCACATCATAGCAATGGCGCAATGGCACGACCAAACAAAGGAGCTAACTACTTAGGTCCTTTCGTTGGCATCATGTATGAACCAGAGAAGCAAACGACAAAGATAGCAAAGCACAACACTATTGCCACAGCCCCCCTCAAGAAGTATTGGTTTACAGAATTTACCTTTGGTGTCGGTGGGAAAACATTACTTGAAGAGTGGCTGCATACACAATTCGCTACACCGCAAGGGCATCCCGACTATCGAAAGGAGCGGTTCGCTTTCTACGGAGCTTATTCCTTCCATGCACACCTACTCTATCGCTATGCTCGTCGTTGGGCATCCGGGGTAGGCTTCGGCTTATTCTATGGAGATTATGCCAGTAGGGTTGCAGAACTTGACAACAAAAACGGATACACTGGGGAGAAACATAGCCCATGGTCAGCTAGTATTGAGGCTCGACATGAAGTCTTCTATGGGAACATGTCTGTCCGTGTCAGCTTGGGCTATTACCTGTACCGCCACATGGGGTATAAATCGCATAACGGCTTGGAAAAACCTTACCACGAGCAGGTGGGTGTTTTCTATAGTTTCCCTAAGCTAAAGAACCTAACATTAGGCTTTAGTGTCAATGCACATGCCACCAAAGCCGACTTCACTGAACTGCAGATAGCAATGCCAGTGAAATTATAG
- the fmt gene encoding methionyl-tRNA formyltransferase has protein sequence MKKENIRIVFMGTPEFAVESLKALVENGYNVVAVVTQPDKPVGRHQEKLQPSAVKQYALEHNLPVLQPVKMKDADFIEELRSYKADLQVVVAFRMLPEVVWGMPRLGTFNVHAALLPQYRGAAPINWAVINGETETGVTTFFLDKDIDTGRIILQKPFNVPDTADVEYVYDGLMCLGAETALETINLIASKLPEDNLDSIDFPSVLDEISVPQAYENIELKAAPKIFKETCEINWNQSAKKVYDFVRGLSPYPGTWSILRPVEDNGEKPLVMKVYKTAKTGSPSTGAPGSLVVEKNRLYVNTSDGLLELLDIQLSGKKRMDARSFLNGFKEIEKFRFRQNV, from the coding sequence ATGAAAAAGGAAAATATACGTATCGTTTTCATGGGAACTCCAGAGTTTGCTGTGGAATCGTTGAAGGCTTTAGTTGAGAATGGTTATAATGTTGTAGCTGTTGTTACTCAACCAGACAAACCCGTTGGTCGTCATCAAGAAAAGCTGCAGCCATCAGCAGTGAAACAGTATGCCTTGGAACATAATCTGCCTGTTCTACAGCCTGTTAAAATGAAAGATGCAGACTTTATAGAAGAATTGCGTTCTTATAAGGCTGATTTGCAAGTGGTAGTAGCTTTCCGTATGTTGCCAGAAGTGGTGTGGGGAATGCCTCGACTGGGTACATTTAACGTTCATGCAGCCTTACTCCCACAGTATCGTGGTGCTGCGCCAATCAACTGGGCTGTTATCAATGGGGAGACGGAAACGGGTGTGACGACCTTTTTCCTTGACAAGGATATTGATACAGGACGCATCATTCTTCAAAAACCTTTCAACGTTCCTGATACGGCAGATGTTGAGTATGTCTATGACGGCTTGATGTGTTTAGGTGCAGAGACAGCTTTGGAGACAATCAATCTTATTGCTTCAAAACTGCCTGAAGATAATCTGGATAGTATTGATTTCCCATCTGTCCTTGACGAAATCAGTGTTCCGCAAGCGTATGAGAATATTGAACTCAAGGCTGCGCCGAAGATTTTTAAGGAGACTTGCGAAATTAATTGGAACCAGTCTGCCAAGAAGGTTTATGATTTTGTGCGTGGACTCAGTCCATACCCGGGAACATGGAGTATACTTCGTCCTGTTGAAGACAATGGAGAAAAGCCTTTGGTTATGAAGGTTTACAAGACTGCAAAGACAGGTAGCCCATCTACAGGTGCTCCTGGCTCGCTTGTTGTAGAGAAGAACCGTCTTTATGTTAACACATCTGACGGCCTTTTGGAACTTCTTGACATTCAGCTGTCAGGAAAAAAAAGAATGGATGCTCGCTCGTTCTTGAATGGTTTTAAGGAGATAGAGAAGTTCCGCTTTAGACAGAATGTATAA
- a CDS encoding nucleotide sugar dehydrogenase yields the protein MKLENIKIAVIGLGYVGLPLARLFSTKFKTVGFDMNQSRIDALMAGHDATLEVSDELLQSALKNGFVCTTNLNEIKDCNFYVVAVPTPVDVNNRPDLKPLWSASETVGKVISKGDIVVYESTVYPGVTEEECLPVVERVSGLIFNKDFFAGYSPERINPGDKEHTVEKIKKVTSGSTPEVADLVDSVYNAVLINGTHKASSIKVAEASKIIENSQRDVNIAFMNELAKIFNAMGIDTRDVIDAAASKWNFIKLNPGLVGGHCISVDPYYLIQKAQVYGVLPRIMSAARRLNDGMGDYVANQTIKLMNKKGVLVKDSNILILGITFKENCPDVRNTKVVDIYSTLSEYTSNITVFDPWANVGKVKKEYGIEAVETLPKDKKYDAIILAVSHKQFADTDWRERLNENGVIYDVKGFLNRTLVDGRL from the coding sequence ATGAAATTAGAAAATATTAAAATTGCCGTTATTGGCTTAGGGTATGTCGGCTTGCCACTGGCAAGATTGTTTTCAACAAAGTTCAAGACTGTTGGCTTTGATATGAATCAGAGTCGCATTGATGCGTTGATGGCTGGTCATGATGCTACATTAGAAGTATCAGACGAATTATTGCAGTCAGCATTGAAGAATGGATTTGTCTGTACAACCAATCTTAATGAAATTAAAGATTGTAATTTCTATGTTGTTGCTGTACCAACTCCTGTCGATGTAAACAATCGTCCAGACTTGAAGCCTCTTTGGAGTGCAAGTGAGACTGTAGGTAAAGTTATTTCCAAGGGAGATATTGTTGTTTATGAGTCAACAGTTTATCCTGGTGTGACAGAAGAGGAATGTTTGCCTGTTGTAGAGAGAGTTTCAGGTTTGATTTTTAATAAAGATTTCTTTGCTGGTTATTCTCCAGAACGAATTAATCCAGGTGACAAGGAACATACTGTAGAGAAAATTAAGAAAGTAACATCTGGTTCTACTCCAGAAGTTGCAGACTTGGTTGACAGTGTGTATAATGCAGTTCTTATTAACGGAACGCATAAAGCATCTTCTATTAAGGTTGCTGAAGCCTCAAAGATCATTGAAAACTCTCAGCGTGATGTGAATATTGCATTTATGAATGAGTTGGCTAAGATTTTTAATGCAATGGGTATTGATACAAGAGACGTTATAGATGCTGCTGCTTCTAAATGGAATTTCATTAAGTTGAATCCAGGTTTAGTTGGTGGTCATTGTATTAGTGTAGACCCTTATTATCTCATTCAGAAAGCACAGGTATATGGTGTTTTGCCACGTATTATGTCTGCAGCACGTAGATTGAATGACGGTATGGGAGATTATGTTGCAAATCAGACAATCAAGTTGATGAATAAGAAAGGCGTACTTGTCAAGGATTCTAATATCTTGATACTTGGTATTACCTTTAAGGAGAATTGTCCAGATGTTCGTAATACGAAAGTTGTTGATATCTATTCAACATTGTCAGAGTATACCTCAAATATCACAGTCTTTGACCCATGGGCTAATGTTGGTAAGGTGAAGAAAGAATATGGAATTGAAGCTGTTGAGACTTTACCGAAAGACAAGAAATATGATGCAATTATTCTTGCGGTATCTCACAAGCAATTTGCTGATACAGACTGGCGAGAGAGATTGAATGAGAATGGTGTTATCTATGATGTCAAAGGCTTCTTAAATAGAACTCTTGTAGATGGTAGACTATAA
- a CDS encoding outer membrane beta-barrel protein yields MKKIILIAAILLGALTKGQAQVLTKRIGQAVKEGYQDVKEAIVQDAKPSGEHTIWDIYAAPKVGLNLSNLPGIDGKVKLGLIAGGYFEVFVAKNIAVDAEIKYSRQGSSGVYRNFTTTDATGNIVIQEHGPYDFKLDYFNMSYLVRWYPWADLPWSFTTGLNTEYIISAHAKLKHGADMNLKKGIYRGDVAIPLGISYEWKQWQLEARYNVFFRKLARSNEAKELMRNARNNMLEVTLGYRIQVL; encoded by the coding sequence ATGAAAAAGATTATATTAATTGCTGCCATCCTTCTGGGAGCACTGACAAAGGGACAAGCTCAGGTTTTAACAAAGCGCATAGGACAAGCGGTAAAGGAGGGTTATCAAGATGTCAAAGAAGCTATTGTGCAGGACGCTAAACCGTCAGGAGAACATACCATATGGGATATATATGCTGCACCTAAAGTCGGACTGAATTTATCAAACCTACCGGGTATTGATGGAAAAGTAAAATTAGGACTTATTGCTGGTGGGTATTTTGAAGTGTTCGTAGCCAAGAATATCGCTGTTGATGCGGAAATAAAGTACAGTCGGCAAGGTTCTTCGGGTGTCTACCGTAACTTTACCACGACTGATGCAACAGGCAATATTGTCATACAGGAGCATGGCCCATACGACTTCAAGTTAGACTATTTCAACATGAGCTACCTGGTGCGCTGGTACCCATGGGCAGACCTGCCATGGAGTTTCACAACAGGATTGAATACAGAATATATTATCAGCGCACATGCGAAACTGAAGCATGGCGCAGACATGAATCTAAAGAAAGGCATCTACAGAGGCGACGTAGCTATTCCTCTTGGCATCAGCTACGAGTGGAAACAATGGCAACTGGAAGCTCGCTACAACGTGTTCTTCAGAAAGTTAGCACGAAGCAATGAGGCAAAGGAATTAATGAGGAATGCACGCAATAACATGTTGGAAGTGACACTTGGCTACAGAATACAAGTTCTCTGA
- a CDS encoding acyltransferase, which produces MGVSKKTRDSNIELLRIILMVFIVMHHIISSVIAPGFSSKGFACIDVIFHTAVIIFVLISGYFGINLRIKVLINLILQVTFYSLLLTLIGVYVFSLGSSIDVIKSLLPISGNYYWFITVYIELLLLSPFVNKLLVNLSNRQYKSLVLILASLIFWFGLLRKTNISIDGKNIVYFIFIYIVGGGIRRISLTDESSKFLTNRFHFFILLLSLMVLGGGYLLPDTHSLFIHFMAYTYVYNSPFLLIMSISIFCLFRNLSFKNRWINYMASSSLAIYLIHEHPLMREVIYVQPFMKLIHMNPYFLFVIVIAFAIIVSVTCMLMDKVRVFLFSLIDKPISFFTNKIENKIEL; this is translated from the coding sequence ATGGGCGTAAGTAAAAAAACAAGAGATTCTAACATTGAACTCTTAAGAATTATATTGATGGTATTTATTGTAATGCATCATATAATTTCTTCGGTAATTGCTCCTGGGTTTAGTAGTAAGGGGTTCGCTTGTATTGATGTTATATTTCATACAGCTGTTATTATTTTTGTTTTAATATCAGGCTATTTTGGTATTAATTTACGAATAAAAGTACTTATAAACCTAATCTTACAAGTAACTTTCTATTCTTTATTATTAACTTTAATAGGTGTCTATGTTTTTAGTCTTGGGTCTTCTATAGATGTCATTAAAAGTCTGTTGCCTATAAGTGGTAATTATTATTGGTTCATAACTGTTTATATTGAATTACTTTTATTAAGTCCATTTGTCAACAAGTTACTTGTTAATCTATCAAATCGCCAGTATAAATCTTTGGTTCTTATTCTAGCATCTTTAATATTCTGGTTTGGTTTATTAAGGAAGACTAACATATCTATTGATGGTAAAAATATTGTGTATTTTATCTTTATATATATAGTAGGTGGAGGAATCCGGAGAATTTCTTTAACAGATGAAAGTAGTAAGTTCCTTACTAATCGTTTTCACTTTTTTATTCTTCTACTTTCTTTAATGGTGCTCGGGGGGGGGTATCTTCTTCCTGATACTCATTCTCTTTTTATTCATTTTATGGCATATACTTATGTGTATAATTCTCCTTTTCTTTTGATAATGTCTATCTCTATTTTCTGTTTGTTTAGAAATTTATCTTTCAAAAACAGGTGGATTAACTATATGGCAAGTTCTTCTTTGGCAATTTATTTGATACATGAGCACCCATTAATGAGAGAAGTTATATATGTTCAACCTTTTATGAAACTTATACACATGAATCCATACTTCTTGTTTGTTATAGTCATAGCTTTTGCTATAATTGTGTCAGTAACATGTATGCTAATGGATAAGGTGAGAGTTTTTCTTTTTAGTTTAATAGATAAACCGATATCTTTTTTTACTAACAAAATTGAAAATAAAATAGAATTATGA
- a CDS encoding MATE family efflux transporter produces MSSNKLIVKNAGMLYLRMFISMAIGFYTSRIVLQALGVSDYGIYNLVGGIVVLANMLTSSLSGATSRYITYSLGEHDFEKTQRTFSTALSIHIGLSILFILVAETVGLWFVNTQLVICPDRMVAANWVYQSAIISTALSITQVPYNSLITSHERFGVFAVIEVLSACLKLVIAFVTLYSMLDHLVLYSILYMVVSVCIIVYYRIYCVRSFSESRFVRILDRELLPKLLKFSGWTLLGNVSLTVLQQGVNIIVNLFFGTIINAAVGIATQVQGLLYSFIGNITTAFTPQIIKGYVESDFKRMNYLISIGGKFSSICILLISIPIIIKMDFLMGVWLKEIPTGAVVICQILLIKNFFNSFNPLLYSAITATGNIKKANIFCGLEYLLSVAITYLIVFWTHSYVYAFMFNLITSLIACGIFLWVLKHELECFSVYDYVVHTVLAVTLLGGITFGVVSFIDSSFQSDIWALVTITLISTTLITILSFYFVLDSNSRSFVVSRVNSYLHNGRK; encoded by the coding sequence ATGTCATCCAACAAATTAATTGTTAAAAATGCAGGTATGCTCTATTTGCGCATGTTTATTAGCATGGCAATTGGCTTTTATACCTCTCGTATTGTTTTACAGGCACTGGGTGTATCTGATTATGGTATTTATAATTTAGTGGGTGGTATAGTAGTCTTGGCAAATATGCTTACTTCTTCTCTTAGTGGAGCAACCAGCCGTTATATCACTTATAGCTTGGGTGAACATGATTTTGAGAAGACCCAGAGAACCTTTTCTACTGCTTTAAGCATTCACATAGGCTTATCTATTTTATTTATTTTAGTAGCAGAAACAGTTGGACTTTGGTTTGTCAATACCCAGTTAGTTATATGTCCTGACAGGATGGTTGCCGCTAATTGGGTATACCAGTCTGCCATTATTTCTACGGCATTGAGTATAACACAGGTTCCTTATAACTCTTTGATAACTTCACATGAACGGTTTGGTGTATTTGCTGTTATTGAGGTTCTAAGTGCTTGCTTGAAATTGGTAATAGCTTTTGTAACTCTTTATAGTATGCTTGACCATCTTGTTTTGTATAGTATACTGTATATGGTCGTATCTGTCTGTATCATAGTTTACTATCGCATATATTGTGTCAGAAGTTTCTCTGAGAGTCGTTTCGTCAGAATCTTAGATAGAGAACTATTACCAAAATTGCTCAAGTTTTCAGGTTGGACATTGTTAGGAAATGTGTCATTAACTGTTTTACAGCAAGGTGTTAATATTATTGTCAATCTTTTTTTTGGAACAATCATTAATGCTGCCGTAGGAATTGCTACGCAAGTTCAGGGGTTGTTGTATTCTTTTATTGGAAATATAACTACAGCATTCACTCCACAAATCATAAAGGGCTATGTGGAGTCTGATTTTAAACGAATGAATTATTTGATTTCAATCGGCGGAAAATTCTCTTCAATTTGTATTCTACTTATCTCTATCCCTATTATTATTAAAATGGATTTTTTAATGGGGGTGTGGTTAAAAGAAATCCCAACAGGTGCTGTTGTGATATGTCAGATTTTATTGATAAAAAACTTTTTTAATAGTTTCAATCCTTTACTATATTCGGCAATTACAGCAACAGGAAATATAAAAAAAGCTAATATCTTTTGTGGTTTAGAATATTTGTTATCTGTAGCAATAACTTATCTTATAGTTTTCTGGACGCACTCCTATGTATATGCTTTCATGTTTAACCTTATTACTTCCTTAATAGCATGTGGGATTTTTTTGTGGGTTTTGAAACATGAATTAGAATGTTTCTCGGTTTATGACTATGTTGTACATACTGTTTTAGCAGTAACTCTATTGGGGGGAATAACTTTTGGAGTGGTGTCGTTTATTGATAGTTCTTTCCAAAGCGATATATGGGCACTTGTAACCATTACTTTAATTTCTACTACTCTTATAACAATATTATCTTTTTATTTTGTTCTAGATAGTAATTCACGTAGTTTCGTCGTTTCAAGAGTTAATTCTTATTTACATAATGGGCGTAAGTAA
- the glf gene encoding UDP-galactopyranose mutase, with translation MDVKLYDYVIVGAGLFGATFAHFATKQGKKCLVIDRRSQLGGNLYCENVEGVNVHKYGAHIFHTSSKRVWDFVNSLVEFNRFTNAPVANYKGKFYNLPFNMNTFYQMWGVTTPEEAQAKLDEQRAEAVARMKAEGVEEPRNLEEQALALIGKDVYEKLIKGYTEKQWGRKCTELPSFIIKRLPVRLVYDNNYFNDKYQGIPIGGYNKLIESLLDGVETIMDIDFFDCQHTYDTEAGVHKVQSSSFNVQCKKLVFTGKIDEYFGYRLGKLDYRTVRFEHEVLNVANYQGNAVVNYTEAQVPYTRIIEHKHFESFGQEVYANPKTVISREYSTEWQEGMEPYYPVNDEKNNLLAKRYRLLAAEESGVIFGGRLAEYKYYDMAPIVEQVMRLFP, from the coding sequence ATGGATGTAAAACTATATGATTATGTCATTGTTGGCGCAGGTCTTTTCGGTGCCACCTTTGCTCATTTTGCAACTAAGCAAGGAAAGAAGTGTCTGGTGATAGATAGACGGTCACAGCTGGGTGGAAACCTTTATTGTGAGAATGTAGAAGGGGTCAATGTGCACAAATATGGTGCACATATTTTCCATACATCAAGCAAACGCGTGTGGGACTTTGTGAACTCTCTTGTTGAGTTCAATCGTTTTACTAATGCTCCTGTTGCTAATTATAAAGGTAAATTCTATAACCTGCCTTTCAATATGAATACATTCTATCAGATGTGGGGTGTAACTACACCTGAAGAAGCGCAGGCAAAACTTGATGAACAGCGGGCAGAAGCTGTTGCCAGAATGAAGGCAGAAGGTGTTGAGGAACCTCGTAACCTTGAAGAGCAAGCTTTAGCATTAATTGGTAAAGATGTTTATGAAAAGCTAATTAAAGGATATACGGAGAAACAATGGGGGAGGAAATGCACAGAACTTCCATCTTTTATTATAAAGCGACTTCCCGTTCGTTTAGTTTATGACAATAACTATTTTAACGATAAATACCAGGGTATTCCTATAGGTGGTTATAACAAGCTGATAGAATCTTTGCTTGATGGAGTAGAAACAATAATGGACATAGACTTTTTTGATTGTCAGCATACTTATGATACAGAGGCTGGTGTTCATAAAGTTCAAAGTTCAAGTTTTAATGTTCAATGTAAAAAACTTGTTTTTACAGGTAAGATTGATGAGTATTTCGGATATCGTTTAGGTAAGCTGGATTATCGTACCGTTCGATTTGAACATGAAGTACTCAATGTTGCCAACTATCAGGGCAATGCAGTTGTCAATTATACAGAGGCACAAGTGCCTTATACACGTATAATAGAGCACAAACATTTTGAATCATTTGGTCAGGAGGTTTATGCTAACCCAAAGACTGTCATTTCACGTGAATATTCTACGGAATGGCAAGAAGGTATGGAGCCTTATTATCCCGTCAATGATGAAAAGAACAACCTGCTCGCAAAGCGGTATCGTCTCTTGGCAGCAGAGGAATCTGGGGTAATTTTCGGTGGACGACTTGCTGAATACAAGTATTATGATATGGCACCGATTGTAGAACAAGTAATGAGGTTGTTTCCATAA
- a CDS encoding DUF6078 family protein, producing MDSIKSLNLDFFPKSYEVCFLESCTVKENCLHHLYFKLQPSSNTWGEAIYPSALMAENLVNGCCKKFQEKKLVTCHAGFAHFFDEVRRKDLPDLRNEIYRYFRGRSNFYRYSKAEKGYLFTQLMADDVKALFKKYGYDEPEYERTFESVSF from the coding sequence ATGGATTCAATTAAATCATTGAACTTGGACTTTTTCCCTAAAAGTTATGAAGTCTGCTTTCTTGAAAGTTGTACTGTAAAAGAAAACTGTCTTCACCATTTGTATTTTAAGTTACAACCATCAAGTAATACATGGGGAGAAGCAATTTATCCTTCAGCTCTTATGGCAGAAAATCTTGTGAATGGTTGTTGTAAGAAATTTCAAGAGAAGAAACTTGTCACTTGTCATGCAGGCTTTGCTCATTTCTTCGATGAGGTGCGTCGCAAGGATTTACCAGATCTTCGCAATGAAATCTACAGATATTTTCGTGGACGTAGCAACTTTTATCGTTACAGCAAAGCTGAGAAGGGCTATCTTTTCACTCAGCTGATGGCAGATGATGTAAAAGCTCTATTCAAGAAATATGGATATGACGAGCCCGAATATGAAAGAACTTTTGAATCAGTATCTTTTTAA